The following proteins are encoded in a genomic region of Streptomyces sp. NBC_01723:
- a CDS encoding IS630 family transposase — protein sequence MARTGRPKAELILSDAERAALEGWVRRRSTPQAWALRCRIILACATGASNKDVAAQLGSTPHAVGRWRKRFVGHRIAGLGDMPRPGGPRTVTDEQVAAVVKRTLESTPKNATHWSTRAMAKEMGLSQSTVSRIWRAFGLQPHRTETFKLSTDPYFVDKVHEVVGLYLDPPEKALVFCVDEKSQIQALDRSQPVLPMMPGVPQRLTHDYVRAGTTTLFAALEVATGKVIGSLHRRHRAEEFKKFLIKLDQAIPADLDVHLVLDNYATHKTPAIKTWLLTHPRFHLHFTPTGSSWLNLVERWFAELTSKQIRRGVHRSVQALEKDIRTWTAAWNTDPRPYVWTKTADEILERLANYLNRIPDSED from the coding sequence GTGGCGCGTACTGGGCGGCCGAAGGCCGAGTTGATCCTGTCGGATGCGGAACGGGCTGCGCTGGAGGGATGGGTGCGGCGCCGTTCCACCCCGCAGGCGTGGGCTTTGCGGTGTCGGATCATCCTGGCCTGCGCGACAGGCGCGTCGAACAAAGACGTGGCCGCGCAGTTGGGCTCCACGCCGCATGCGGTGGGCCGCTGGCGGAAGCGGTTCGTCGGGCACCGGATCGCCGGGCTGGGTGACATGCCGCGCCCGGGCGGCCCCCGGACGGTCACCGACGAGCAGGTCGCTGCGGTGGTGAAGCGGACGCTCGAGTCGACGCCGAAGAACGCCACGCACTGGTCGACGCGGGCGATGGCGAAGGAGATGGGCCTGTCGCAGTCGACCGTGTCACGGATCTGGCGGGCCTTCGGCCTGCAGCCGCACCGCACCGAGACCTTCAAGCTGTCCACGGACCCGTACTTCGTCGACAAGGTCCACGAGGTCGTCGGCCTCTATCTGGACCCGCCCGAGAAGGCCCTGGTGTTCTGCGTCGACGAGAAGTCGCAGATCCAGGCCCTTGACCGCTCCCAGCCGGTGCTGCCGATGATGCCCGGCGTCCCGCAGCGCCTCACCCACGACTACGTGCGCGCGGGCACCACCACATTGTTCGCCGCTCTCGAGGTGGCCACCGGCAAGGTGATCGGCTCCCTGCACCGCCGGCACCGTGCCGAGGAGTTCAAGAAGTTCCTGATCAAACTCGACCAGGCGATACCGGCAGACCTGGACGTGCACCTGGTGCTGGACAACTACGCCACCCACAAGACCCCGGCCATCAAGACCTGGCTGCTGACTCACCCCCGCTTCCACCTGCACTTCACGCCTACCGGCTCGTCCTGGCTCAACCTGGTCGAACGGTGGTTCGCCGAGCTGACGAGCAAGCAGATACGGCGAGGCGTCCACAGAAGCGTCCAGGCCCTGGAGAAGGACATCCGGACCTGGACCGCCGCATGGAACACCGATCCCAGGCCCTACGTCTGGACCAAGACCGCGGACGAGATCCTCGAACGCCTCGCCAACTATCTGAACAGAATTCCCGACTCAGAAGACTAG
- a CDS encoding thioesterase family protein, producing MLEEASVHAVRARIGDSEFDRDTAVTRRQPGVYDTELSAGWTIINAVNGGYLLAVLGRALADALPHPDPFTISAHYLTASQPGPAVVRTDVVRTGRTLSTGQASLFQYDGEGREIERIRVLASYGDLDGLPDDVRTTAQPPAIPPIDQCFGAADSPGGAPVPGNSAITDRLMLKLDPHTLGWALGSPSGKGEMRAWFGLADGRAADPLSLLLAVDALPPTAFEIGLSGWVPTVELTVHVRARPAPGPLRIAITTRNLAGGFLEEDAEVWDSRDRLVAQSRQLDRVRLG from the coding sequence ATGCTAGAGGAAGCTTCCGTGCACGCGGTCCGGGCCAGGATCGGCGACAGCGAGTTCGACCGCGACACCGCCGTCACCCGGCGACAGCCCGGTGTCTACGACACCGAGCTGTCCGCCGGGTGGACGATCATCAACGCCGTCAACGGCGGCTATCTCCTCGCCGTCCTGGGCCGCGCGCTCGCGGACGCCCTGCCGCACCCGGACCCGTTCACGATCTCCGCGCACTATCTGACGGCGTCGCAGCCGGGTCCGGCGGTGGTGCGCACCGATGTCGTACGCACCGGTCGCACCCTGTCCACCGGCCAGGCGTCCCTATTTCAGTACGACGGCGAGGGCCGCGAGATCGAGCGGATCCGCGTACTCGCCTCGTACGGGGACCTCGACGGGCTGCCCGACGACGTCCGTACGACCGCGCAGCCGCCCGCGATCCCGCCGATCGACCAGTGCTTCGGCGCTGCGGACAGTCCCGGCGGCGCCCCAGTCCCCGGCAACTCGGCCATCACCGACCGGCTGATGCTCAAGCTCGACCCGCACACGCTCGGCTGGGCCCTCGGCTCGCCGTCGGGCAAGGGGGAGATGCGGGCCTGGTTCGGCCTCGCCGACGGCCGTGCCGCGGACCCGCTCTCGCTGCTCCTCGCGGTGGATGCGCTGCCGCCCACCGCCTTCGAGATCGGTCTGTCCGGCTGGGTCCCCACCGTCGAACTGACCGTGCACGTGCGCGCCCGCCCGGCGCCGGGTCCCCTCCGGATCGCCATCACCACCCGCAACCTCGCCGGCGGCTTCCTGGAGGAGGACGCCGAGGTCTGGGACAGCAGGGACCGCCTGGTCGCCCAGTCCCGCCAACTGGACCGCGTACGCCTGGGTTGA
- a CDS encoding Tn3 family transposase, translated as MAIIRFGARSARVRQDWEPEDLIEVWTLLEDDMKRLRNKSGANRLGFAVLLKFFEVEARFPETEREVPAAAVGYVAQQVKVSADQWAAYDWQGDRIKRHRKEIRKAFGFRAGTEEDQERLAEWLTAELCGVELSRDRLVEAVLARCRNDFVEPPAPAKVRRLEGKAVRDFDARFCRTTVDRLSHATRSRLEDLVAGREDGEETVEDQAVAGGGRSFSTELKADPGAPGLESLFAEVDKLQRVRKLELPADLFADVSEKQVDAWRARAAKEYPANLERMKPPMRLTLLAALCHVRHTEITDSLVELFIQLVLKINTRAEKKVDKEMTGELKKVRGKEAMMLRVAEAALSEPSGSVRKVIYPVVGGEKTLKALAAEAAANEAKYKARIRTVLRSAYSAHWRRMLTPLLKALTLKCNNTAYRPVMDAIDLLQRYLEQPLKEGAFFDAAESVPLEGVVPDQWRAAVVDDKGRVERIPYELCVLVSLREALRRREIWVVGANRWRNPEDDLPQDFEDNRDVHYDAIQKPQDPAKFIAELQRTHREALDRFEAALAGDTTGGVAIVKKNGEGWVKVSPRPKQEEPESLVAVKGEIERRWGTIDLLDILKYAEFDTDFIAEFTTVATRENLSREVLRRRLLLVLFGLGTNMGIKRVAATGKHGESEATLRRVRHLFVNRANMRAALVKLVNATFAARDEMWWGTGTACASDSRKFGAWSSNFMTEWHQRYRGPGVMIYWHVERKSVCIYSQLKFCSASEVASMIEGVLRHCTDMEVDRQYTDTHGASIVGFAFAHMLDFKLMPRLRNIGRARLYRPAAGEDRNWPHLAPVLSTRTIDWDLIAQQYDQIVKYTTALRLGTAEAEQVLRRLTKGGPKHPTYQAIEELGRVVRTAFICDYLSDVEMRKEIGEGLQVVENWNSANYDLFYGKDGDLTGADKESQEVSMLALHLLQSSLVHVNTLLVQQVLADPKWADTLTEADRRGLSPLFWTHVNPYGRFELDMSSRLDLDLAATGATVPGPRSPQDEPVGTPS; from the coding sequence ATGGCGATCATCCGATTCGGAGCGAGGAGTGCGCGGGTGCGGCAGGACTGGGAGCCGGAGGACCTCATCGAGGTCTGGACGCTGCTCGAAGACGACATGAAGCGGCTGCGGAACAAGTCCGGGGCGAATCGGCTGGGCTTCGCGGTGCTGCTGAAGTTCTTCGAGGTGGAGGCCCGCTTTCCGGAGACCGAGCGTGAAGTCCCGGCTGCCGCGGTGGGTTACGTGGCCCAGCAGGTGAAGGTGTCGGCGGACCAGTGGGCGGCGTACGACTGGCAGGGCGACCGGATCAAGCGGCACCGCAAGGAGATCCGCAAAGCCTTCGGGTTCCGGGCGGGCACGGAGGAGGACCAGGAGCGGCTGGCCGAGTGGCTGACGGCCGAGCTGTGCGGGGTGGAACTGTCGCGTGACCGGCTGGTGGAGGCGGTGCTGGCCCGCTGCCGCAACGACTTCGTTGAGCCGCCGGCTCCGGCCAAGGTGCGGCGCCTGGAGGGCAAGGCGGTCAGGGACTTCGATGCGCGGTTCTGCCGTACCACCGTGGACCGGCTGTCCCACGCGACCCGCTCGCGGCTGGAGGACCTGGTCGCGGGCCGGGAAGACGGCGAGGAGACGGTTGAGGACCAGGCGGTGGCCGGGGGCGGCCGGTCGTTCTCCACCGAACTCAAGGCCGACCCGGGAGCTCCGGGGCTGGAGAGTTTGTTCGCGGAGGTGGACAAGCTCCAGCGGGTGCGGAAACTGGAGCTTCCGGCCGATCTGTTCGCGGATGTGTCGGAGAAGCAGGTGGACGCCTGGCGGGCGCGGGCGGCGAAGGAGTACCCGGCGAACCTGGAGCGGATGAAGCCGCCGATGCGTCTGACTCTGCTGGCCGCTCTGTGCCATGTGCGGCACACCGAGATCACCGACTCGCTGGTGGAGCTGTTCATCCAGCTGGTGCTGAAGATCAACACTCGGGCGGAGAAGAAGGTAGACAAGGAGATGACCGGCGAGCTGAAGAAGGTGCGGGGCAAGGAGGCGATGATGCTGCGGGTCGCCGAGGCGGCCTTGTCCGAGCCGTCGGGCTCGGTCCGCAAGGTGATCTACCCGGTGGTCGGCGGGGAGAAGACGTTGAAGGCACTTGCCGCGGAGGCTGCGGCGAACGAGGCCAAGTACAAGGCGCGTATCCGCACCGTGCTGCGCTCGGCGTACTCGGCGCACTGGCGGCGGATGCTCACCCCGTTGTTGAAGGCGTTGACGCTCAAGTGCAACAACACCGCCTACCGGCCGGTGATGGACGCCATCGACCTGCTCCAGCGCTACCTGGAGCAGCCGCTGAAGGAGGGCGCGTTCTTCGACGCGGCGGAGTCCGTACCGCTGGAGGGTGTGGTGCCCGATCAGTGGCGGGCCGCGGTGGTGGACGACAAGGGCCGTGTCGAGCGCATCCCCTACGAGCTGTGCGTGCTGGTGTCCCTGCGCGAGGCGTTGCGGCGCCGGGAGATATGGGTGGTGGGGGCGAACCGGTGGCGCAACCCGGAGGACGACCTGCCGCAGGATTTCGAGGACAACCGGGACGTGCACTACGACGCGATCCAAAAGCCCCAGGACCCGGCGAAGTTCATCGCGGAGTTGCAGAGGACGCACCGCGAGGCCCTGGACCGGTTCGAGGCCGCGCTGGCCGGCGACACCACGGGCGGGGTGGCGATCGTGAAGAAGAACGGCGAGGGATGGGTCAAGGTCTCGCCGCGGCCCAAGCAGGAGGAACCGGAGAGCTTGGTCGCGGTGAAGGGGGAGATCGAACGGCGTTGGGGCACCATCGATCTGCTGGACATCTTGAAGTACGCGGAGTTCGACACCGACTTCATCGCCGAGTTCACCACGGTGGCCACCCGCGAGAACCTGTCCCGGGAAGTGCTCCGGAGAAGGCTGCTCTTGGTCCTGTTCGGACTGGGCACGAACATGGGGATCAAGCGTGTCGCGGCGACGGGCAAGCACGGTGAGTCGGAGGCGACGCTGCGCCGGGTGCGGCACCTGTTCGTGAACCGGGCCAACATGCGCGCGGCCCTGGTGAAGCTGGTCAACGCCACCTTCGCGGCCCGCGACGAGATGTGGTGGGGCACCGGGACGGCGTGCGCCTCCGACAGCCGCAAGTTCGGCGCGTGGTCGTCCAACTTCATGACGGAGTGGCACCAGCGCTATCGGGGCCCGGGGGTCATGATCTATTGGCACGTGGAACGAAAATCGGTGTGCATCTACAGCCAGCTGAAGTTCTGTTCGGCCTCCGAGGTCGCCTCGATGATCGAGGGCGTGCTGCGGCACTGCACCGACATGGAGGTCGACCGGCAGTACACCGACACCCATGGCGCCTCCATCGTCGGGTTCGCCTTCGCGCACATGCTCGACTTCAAGCTGATGCCGAGGCTGAGGAACATCGGACGGGCGAGGCTGTACCGGCCGGCCGCGGGCGAGGACAGGAACTGGCCGCACCTGGCCCCGGTGCTCTCCACCCGCACCATCGACTGGGACCTCATCGCCCAGCAGTACGACCAGATCGTGAAGTACACCACCGCCCTGCGGCTGGGCACCGCTGAGGCCGAGCAGGTCCTGCGCCGCCTTACCAAGGGCGGCCCCAAGCACCCGACCTACCAGGCGATCGAGGAGCTGGGGCGCGTGGTGCGCACGGCGTTCATCTGTGACTATCTGTCGGATGTGGAGATGCGCAAGGAGATCGGCGAGGGCTTGCAGGTGGTGGAGAACTGGAACTCGGCGAACTACGACCTGTTCTACGGCAAGGACGGCGACCTGACGGGTGCGGACAAGGAGAGCCAGGAGGTCTCGATGCTCGCCCTGCACCTTTTGCAGAGCAGTCTCGTGCATGTGAATACGTTGCTTGTACAGCAGGTTTTGGCCGACCCGAAGTGGGCGGACACGCTCACCGAGGCGGACCGGCGGGGGCTGTCACCGCTGTTCTGGACCCACGTGAACCCGTACGGCCGGTTCGAACTGGATATGAGCAGCCGCCTTGACCTGGACCTTGCGGCCACTGGGGCCACGGTGCCCGGCCCGCGCAGTCCACAAGACGAGCCGGTCGGCACTCCGAGCTGA
- a CDS encoding ABC transporter ATP-binding protein, which produces MTTAATTPPVLHLAGVSHTYSGQRRRTTVLKSIDYVFERGTFYTILGPSGSGKTTLLSLASGLDTPTHGTISFDGQDLTKLGLGRYRNRHAATIFQQYNLLTYMTALQNVTCAMEITGAKPATGSRKARALHLLEKIGLDKAMATRNVLQLSGGQQQRVAIARTLACDVDILFADEPTGNLDEDTAQGIIDTFRELAHEQGKCVVVVTHSQQLAVQSDRILNLRKGKLTEQVNTR; this is translated from the coding sequence ATGACCACCGCCGCCACCACCCCGCCCGTCCTGCACCTCGCCGGCGTCAGCCACACCTATTCCGGCCAGCGCCGCAGGACCACGGTCCTCAAGAGCATCGACTACGTCTTCGAACGCGGCACTTTCTACACCATCCTGGGCCCCTCGGGCAGCGGCAAGACCACCCTGCTCAGCCTCGCCAGCGGCCTCGACACCCCCACCCACGGCACGATCAGCTTCGACGGCCAGGACCTCACCAAGCTGGGTCTCGGCCGCTACCGCAACAGGCACGCCGCCACGATCTTCCAGCAGTACAACCTCCTCACCTACATGACCGCCCTCCAGAACGTCACCTGCGCGATGGAGATCACCGGTGCCAAACCCGCGACCGGAAGCCGCAAGGCCCGCGCCTTGCACCTGCTGGAGAAGATCGGTCTCGACAAGGCGATGGCTACCCGTAACGTGCTGCAGCTCTCCGGCGGCCAGCAGCAGCGCGTCGCCATCGCCCGCACCCTCGCCTGCGACGTCGACATTCTCTTCGCCGACGAACCCACCGGAAATCTCGACGAGGACACCGCCCAGGGCATCATCGACACCTTCCGCGAACTCGCTCATGAGCAGGGCAAGTGCGTGGTCGTCGTCACTCACTCCCAGCAGCTGGCTGTTCAGTCCGACCGCATTCTCAACCTGCGCAAGGGCAAGCTCACGGAACAGGTGAACACCCGATGA
- a CDS encoding ABC transporter permease gives MNFVKRAGLSLWARKGRTLITLATFLVISVMVLAGVLINDATAQAEQNAKLSVGAEVNLDMDTSQRGSGGGLQAPRIDAATVDKLGALPQVQKYTYSMWDRAIVKGKYKLVEGGPADPMGPGGTVGMGVLDSTLLPDFRSGKFTLLSGKHLTAADKDKKQLLIEERLAKKNGLTAGDKITLTGNDEKTTADFTVTGIYRDPRPTTEPDAEYGINPANMLYGTVGGMSALNSEGNGSPQVGHATFLLQDADVQSAFKKEAKHIAGSALKGFKLDANDKAIQQMTGPLKSIRSTATVAMWLMGIAGAAVLALLVNLAVKQRCKEYGVLLAMGEKKSKLIAQQALEIVVVAAVAIGLSSLFAPNLTQSAGQALLGKEATAAEHKIDSWQAPPPGSTGLGEGIDPNDKPVENADPIGKITVALDPADLATVGGVGLGIGLLATAIPAGAVLRLSPRTILTKGK, from the coding sequence ATGAATTTCGTCAAACGCGCAGGGCTCAGCCTGTGGGCCCGCAAGGGCCGCACCCTGATCACCCTCGCCACCTTCCTCGTCATCTCCGTGATGGTGCTGGCCGGGGTCCTGATCAACGACGCGACGGCCCAGGCCGAGCAGAACGCCAAGCTCTCCGTGGGCGCCGAGGTCAACCTCGACATGGACACCAGCCAACGGGGCAGTGGCGGCGGCCTGCAGGCCCCGCGCATCGACGCGGCGACCGTCGACAAGCTCGGGGCTCTGCCCCAGGTGCAGAAGTACACCTACTCGATGTGGGACCGCGCCATCGTCAAGGGCAAGTACAAGCTGGTCGAGGGAGGCCCGGCCGACCCCATGGGCCCCGGCGGAACCGTGGGCATGGGCGTGCTCGACTCCACGCTGCTGCCCGACTTCCGCAGCGGCAAGTTCACCCTCCTGTCCGGTAAGCACCTCACAGCCGCCGACAAGGACAAAAAGCAACTCCTGATCGAGGAGCGCCTGGCCAAGAAGAACGGCCTCACGGCCGGCGACAAGATCACCCTGACCGGCAACGACGAAAAGACCACGGCCGACTTCACCGTGACCGGCATCTACCGCGACCCGCGCCCCACCACCGAACCCGACGCCGAATACGGCATCAACCCGGCCAACATGCTGTACGGAACGGTGGGCGGCATGTCCGCCCTCAACTCCGAAGGCAACGGATCACCGCAGGTAGGCCACGCAACCTTCCTCCTCCAGGACGCCGACGTGCAGAGCGCGTTCAAGAAGGAGGCGAAGCACATCGCCGGCTCGGCGCTCAAGGGCTTCAAACTGGACGCCAACGACAAGGCCATCCAGCAGATGACAGGCCCGCTCAAGAGCATCCGCTCCACCGCCACCGTCGCCATGTGGCTCATGGGCATCGCCGGCGCAGCCGTCCTAGCCCTCCTGGTCAACCTCGCCGTCAAGCAGCGCTGCAAGGAGTACGGCGTCCTGCTGGCCATGGGCGAGAAGAAGAGCAAGCTCATCGCCCAACAGGCCCTGGAGATCGTCGTCGTCGCCGCCGTAGCCATCGGCCTGAGTTCCCTGTTCGCTCCGAACCTGACCCAGAGCGCCGGCCAGGCGCTGCTCGGCAAGGAAGCCACCGCCGCCGAGCACAAGATCGACTCTTGGCAGGCCCCGCCTCCCGGCAGCACCGGCCTCGGCGAGGGCATCGACCCGAACGACAAGCCCGTCGAGAACGCCGACCCCATCGGCAAGATCACCGTGGCACTCGACCCGGCGGACCTCGCCACCGTCGGCGGTGTCGGCCTCGGCATCGGCCTCCTTGCCACCGCCATCCCCGCCGGCGCCGTGCTGCGCCTGAGCCCCCGCACCATCCTCACGAAGGGCAAGTGA
- a CDS encoding ABC transporter permease, which translates to MNFVKRAGMSLGARKSKTAALLAIFVVICTLLLGGFLLQAAAARQEADAQRTIGVDVTVKKKNLTPALADRLGTFDLVHRYNPELPMRAGARGFTPLTSDAPRPGGNSAGSEDPGPLAVNGVRDSGMLLPFSYGSTRITAGRGITPKDAGRSVAVIEQRLADKNHLKVGDTVRVRSADGKRTVALEVVGVFQDPTQDPTAWKPPHELPGNALYVPVGIAQELGTGTATVSETVFKIGSPGQAEQLHAEAERLLGKGSFDFRVNDKAYRDQVRPIQQVGTFAGLIIWVIALAGALILGLIVVLQIRERRPELGVLLSMGEKKWKLIGQHAVEVAAVALPAVALAALAGSLAGQAAGDALLGGHNGKPVAAAGAQDAEIAPPTVRVEPTTVGKVAGIGLGISLVSTVIPGIGILRLHPRSIPR; encoded by the coding sequence ATGAACTTCGTCAAGCGCGCCGGGATGAGCCTTGGTGCCAGAAAGTCAAAGACCGCCGCCCTGCTGGCGATCTTCGTCGTCATCTGCACCCTGCTCCTCGGCGGTTTCCTGCTGCAGGCCGCCGCCGCCCGCCAGGAAGCCGACGCGCAGCGCACCATCGGCGTCGACGTGACCGTCAAGAAGAAGAACCTCACCCCGGCCCTGGCTGACCGGCTCGGCACCTTCGACCTGGTGCACCGCTACAACCCGGAGCTTCCGATGCGGGCCGGGGCGCGTGGCTTCACGCCGCTGACGTCGGACGCACCAAGGCCGGGCGGCAACAGTGCCGGGAGCGAGGATCCGGGTCCTCTGGCCGTTAACGGCGTCCGTGACTCGGGCATGCTGCTGCCCTTCTCCTACGGCTCGACGAGAATCACGGCGGGCCGCGGCATCACCCCCAAGGACGCAGGCCGCAGCGTCGCAGTGATCGAGCAGCGCCTGGCCGACAAGAACCACCTCAAGGTCGGCGACACCGTCCGGGTGCGCTCCGCGGACGGCAAGCGCACGGTGGCCCTGGAGGTCGTCGGTGTCTTCCAGGACCCGACGCAGGATCCGACGGCGTGGAAGCCGCCGCATGAACTGCCCGGCAACGCACTGTACGTACCGGTGGGCATCGCGCAGGAGCTCGGTACCGGTACCGCGACGGTCAGCGAGACGGTGTTCAAGATCGGATCACCGGGGCAGGCCGAGCAGCTGCACGCCGAGGCCGAGCGGCTCCTCGGCAAGGGCAGTTTCGACTTCCGCGTCAATGACAAGGCGTATCGGGACCAGGTCCGACCCATCCAGCAGGTCGGCACGTTCGCGGGACTGATCATCTGGGTGATCGCCCTGGCCGGTGCGCTGATCCTCGGTCTCATCGTGGTGCTGCAGATCCGCGAGCGGCGCCCCGAGCTCGGGGTGCTGCTTTCGATGGGCGAGAAGAAGTGGAAGCTCATCGGTCAGCACGCCGTGGAGGTGGCGGCCGTGGCCCTGCCCGCCGTCGCGCTCGCTGCCCTGGCGGGCTCGCTCGCCGGACAGGCCGCGGGTGACGCGCTCCTGGGCGGCCACAACGGCAAGCCGGTCGCGGCGGCCGGGGCACAAGATGCCGAGATCGCTCCGCCCACGGTGCGGGTCGAGCCGACCACTGTCGGCAAGGTCGCCGGCATCGGGCTCGGGATCTCCCTGGTCTCCACCGTCATCCCGGGAATCGGGATCCTGCGCCTGCACCCCCGCTCCATTCCTCGCTGA
- a CDS encoding response regulator transcription factor gives MRVLVAEDHHVLARTIATGLRRQAMAVDIAATGDQAERMCLLTAYDVLILDRDLPVMTGDEVCMRLRELQDPPRILMLTAAGELTDKIHGLTALGADDYLPKPFDFTELVARVRALSRRAPKPPPTVLRFGSITLDETRHEVSVDGRPLELTPKEFAVLHLLLAAGGAPVPHDELVRTVWDEHLDPRTSAVRATVSRLRGKLGDPGLIAADNGEGYRLCE, from the coding sequence ATGAGAGTTCTGGTAGCCGAGGACCACCATGTCCTCGCCCGCACCATCGCCACCGGCCTGCGCCGACAGGCGATGGCCGTCGACATCGCCGCCACCGGTGATCAGGCCGAGCGAATGTGTCTGCTCACCGCCTACGACGTGCTGATCCTCGACCGCGACCTGCCGGTCATGACCGGCGACGAGGTGTGCATGCGGCTGCGGGAACTCCAGGACCCTCCGCGGATCCTGATGCTGACCGCCGCCGGCGAGCTCACGGACAAGATCCACGGCCTCACCGCGCTCGGCGCCGACGACTACCTGCCCAAGCCCTTCGACTTCACCGAGCTCGTCGCCCGCGTACGGGCCCTGAGCCGTCGCGCACCAAAGCCGCCGCCCACCGTGCTGCGCTTCGGGAGCATCACCCTGGACGAGACACGGCACGAAGTATCCGTGGACGGCCGCCCGCTGGAACTCACACCGAAGGAGTTCGCGGTCCTGCACCTGCTGCTTGCGGCCGGCGGCGCGCCGGTGCCGCACGACGAGCTCGTCCGCACCGTCTGGGACGAGCACCTCGACCCACGCACCAGCGCGGTCCGCGCCACCGTCAGCAGGTTGCGCGGCAAACTCGGCGACCCCGGCCTGATTGCCGCCGACAATGGAGAGGGATACCGGCTGTGCGAATGA
- a CDS encoding sensor histidine kinase: MKLRALLSRLPFRARLAAAISGLFLLAGIALLAFVVLLARYGTAQQVQGMSITYGDVPSSAATPFEPARPSQPDLKPPAPSDVAMIQKIDQTVQAVQDTALRQMVLWSAVGLLITALLTGLLGWWLAGRALRPVAFMTEAARRISDQNLHQRLALVGPDDELHRLADTFDTMLDRLEKSFESQRRFVANASHELKTPLAAQRTTLQVGLADPLPESLADVREDLLTTNREAEQLIDALLLLARSDRGLEETESVDLTVTARLVTAELTPQASAHGVHIDLSADTPLVVRGDPVLLRHLLTNLIHNAVQYNHPGGHVRVRLEALTVTVTNTGPHVPAERIPDLFEPFRRLDADRTATTGHGLGLSIAASIVDAHNGTLTAQPGADGGLALTLRFP; encoded by the coding sequence ATGAAGCTCCGGGCACTGCTGAGCCGGCTGCCATTCCGCGCCCGCCTGGCAGCGGCCATCTCCGGACTCTTTTTGCTGGCCGGCATCGCCCTGCTCGCCTTCGTGGTGCTGCTCGCACGCTACGGAACGGCCCAGCAGGTCCAGGGAATGTCAATCACGTACGGGGACGTGCCGAGCAGCGCTGCGACACCCTTCGAGCCTGCACGCCCCAGTCAGCCGGATCTCAAGCCTCCGGCCCCGAGCGACGTCGCCATGATCCAGAAGATCGACCAGACCGTGCAGGCCGTCCAGGACACCGCGCTGCGCCAGATGGTGCTCTGGTCCGCCGTCGGACTGCTGATCACCGCGCTCCTCACCGGGCTGCTCGGCTGGTGGCTCGCGGGTCGGGCACTGCGTCCCGTCGCCTTCATGACCGAAGCCGCCCGCCGCATCAGCGACCAGAACCTGCATCAGCGCCTGGCGCTCGTCGGCCCCGACGACGAACTCCACCGCCTCGCCGACACCTTCGACACCATGCTCGACCGGCTCGAGAAGTCCTTCGAGAGCCAACGCCGCTTCGTCGCCAACGCATCCCACGAACTCAAGACACCGCTCGCCGCCCAGCGCACCACCCTCCAGGTCGGCCTCGCCGACCCCCTCCCCGAGAGCCTCGCCGACGTCCGCGAGGACCTGCTCACCACCAACCGCGAAGCCGAACAGCTCATCGACGCGCTCCTGCTGCTCGCCCGCAGCGACCGCGGCCTGGAAGAGACCGAGAGCGTGGACCTCACGGTCACCGCCCGGCTCGTGACCGCCGAGCTCACCCCGCAGGCATCGGCCCACGGCGTGCACATCGACCTCAGCGCCGACACCCCACTGGTCGTTCGCGGCGATCCTGTCCTGCTGCGCCACCTGCTGACGAACCTGATCCACAACGCCGTCCAGTACAACCACCCCGGCGGCCACGTCCGCGTACGACTCGAAGCCCTCACCGTGACGGTGACCAACACCGGCCCCCACGTGCCCGCCGAACGGATCCCGGACCTCTTCGAGCCCTTCCGACGCCTCGACGCGGACCGCACCGCCACTACCGGCCACGGCCTGGGACTGTCCATCGCCGCGTCCATCGTCGACGCCCACAACGGCACGCTGACGGCGCAACCCGGCGCCGATGGAGGGCTCGCCCTCACCTTGCGCTTCCCCTGA